The Candidatus Omnitrophota bacterium genome has a window encoding:
- a CDS encoding methyltransferase domain-containing protein: MVKEKQNKHDEKIIDQFTKQAIPFAELPGHLDSIQMLIELSKVSENDTVLDVACGPGLVACEFAKVAREVKGIDITEKMIEQAKARQKERGLTNISWDIGTVLPLPYESESFSAVVTRYSFHHFLEPRDVLDEMIRVCRTGGVVLVADAVLPVNKVDAYNRMERLRDSSHTRALSYDEWERLLKGSRLRNLLRGSYKVEMELEKQLKASFPNPGDDEKIRDIFRKDIGVNSLGMDAHMVGDEIHFSYPISIYVGNK; encoded by the coding sequence ATGGTAAAAGAAAAACAGAATAAGCACGACGAGAAAATAATCGACCAGTTTACAAAACAGGCGATTCCCTTTGCCGAGCTACCCGGGCATTTGGATTCAATTCAAATGCTTATTGAATTGAGCAAGGTTTCAGAAAATGACACTGTGTTAGATGTGGCTTGTGGCCCCGGATTGGTTGCCTGCGAGTTTGCCAAGGTTGCGCGTGAAGTTAAGGGCATTGATATTACTGAGAAAATGATTGAGCAGGCAAAAGCACGGCAGAAAGAAAGGGGATTGACGAATATTTCTTGGGATATCGGGACGGTATTGCCTTTGCCTTATGAATCAGAGTCGTTTTCGGCGGTTGTTACGCGGTATAGTTTTCATCATTTTCTTGAACCGCGAGATGTGTTGGATGAGATGATCCGCGTTTGCCGGACAGGAGGTGTGGTTTTGGTTGCTGACGCTGTGTTGCCGGTAAACAAGGTTGATGCATATAACCGCATGGAAAGGTTGCGCGATTCGTCCCATACGCGAGCATTGTCATATGATGAATGGGAACGGCTCTTGAAAGGATCGAGACTAAGAAACCTGCTCCGTGGCAGTTACAAGGTCGAAATGGAGCTAGAGAAACAACTTAAGGCGTCATTTCCTAATCCCGGAGATGATGAAAAGATAAGAGATATATTCAGGAAAGACATAGGTGTCAATTCATTAGGCATGGATGCGCATATGGTGGGTGATGAAATTCATTTTTCATATCCGATATCGATTTATGTTGGAAACAAGTGA
- a CDS encoding DsrE family protein → MKIGIVISSNDAETCWNAIRYANFALGQKDEVKIFFMGKGVEYQKIGTDKFNTVEQAEKFMQSGGKIYACGTCIKSREQEGSEMCPISTMKDMYDIVKESDKVVTF, encoded by the coding sequence ATGAAAATAGGAATTGTTATTTCAAGTAACGATGCGGAAACGTGCTGGAATGCGATTCGTTACGCGAATTTCGCGCTTGGGCAGAAGGACGAGGTCAAAATCTTCTTCATGGGCAAGGGCGTTGAGTATCAGAAGATCGGCACGGATAAGTTCAACACTGTTGAGCAGGCCGAGAAATTCATGCAGTCCGGCGGCAAAATTTACGCTTGCGGGACCTGTATCAAAAGCAGAGAGCAGGAAGGCTCCGAGATGTGCCCGATCTCGACCATGAAGGATATGTACGATATCGTTAAGGAATCGGATAAGGTAGTTACGTTTTAG